The Myxocyprinus asiaticus isolate MX2 ecotype Aquarium Trade chromosome 4, UBuf_Myxa_2, whole genome shotgun sequence nucleotide sequence CAACGAACTTGAGCGTCACAACGAAAGAGAATGCCCTGAAAGGATTCTGAATTGTAAATACTGCAAGGagccttttcattttaaaaatattaaggtAAGACTTTTTGAACAGTAATCAATAAATTGCTGAATTCAGAAATCTGAAACTGCTAAGCAGTTAGAATAATGATCAAGTATGAATTATAACACCTGTCATTCATTCTTTTTACAAAAGTGTGATCTGAGACAGTGTTGATTTTGGATCTTTATAATGATATGGCATGACAACTTAAagccatgtactgtatgttgtttttttaggCCCATGACGAGATATGCCCTAAATACCCAATGATTTGTGAAGGCTGTGCCAAGAAAAAAATCCCCAGAGAGAAAGTGAGTTAACATCATTTAAactatttacatacagtatgtacagtgcatccggaaaatattcacagcgcttcactttttccacattttgttatgttacagtcttattccaaaatggattaaattcattattttcctcaaaattctacaaacaataccccataatgataacgtgaaagaagtttgtttgaaatctttgcaaatttattaaaaataaaaaaataaaaaaatcacatgtacataagtattcacagcctttgccatgacactcaaaattgagctcaggtgcatcctgtttccactgatcatccttgagatgtttctacaacttgattggagtcagctgtggtaaattcagttgattggacatgatttggaaaagcacacacctgtctatataaggtcccacagttaacagtgcatgtcagagcacaaaccaagccatgaagtccaaggaattgtctgtagacctccgagacaggattgtatcaaggcacagatctggggaagggtacagaaaaatttctgcagcattgaaggtcccaatgagcacagtggcctccatcatccgtaaatggaagaagtttggaaccgctaggactcttcctagagctggccgcctggccaaactgagcgatcgggggaggagggccttagtcagggaggtgaccaagaacccgatggtcactctgacagagctccagcaattctctgtggagagaggagaaacttccagaagaacagccatctctgcagcactccaccaatcaggcctgtatggtagagtggccagacggaagccactcttcagtaaaaggcacatgacagcccgcctggagtttgtcaaaaggcacctgaaggactcccagaccatgagaaacaaagattgaactctttggtctgaatggcaagcgtcatgtctggaggaaaccaggcaccgctcatcacctggccaataccatccctacagtgaagcatggtggtggcagcatcatgctgtggggatgtttttcagctgcaggaactgggagactagtcaggatcgagggaaagatgaatgcagcaatgtacagagacatccttgttgaaaacctgctccagagcgctctggacctcaggctggggcgaaggttcatcttccaacaggacaatgaccctaagcacacagccaagataacaaaggagtggctctgggacaactctgtgaatgtccttgagtggcccagccagagcccagacttgaacccgcttgaacatctctggagagatctgaaaatggctgtgcaccgacgctccccatccaacctgatggatcttgagaggtcctgcaaagaagaatgggagaaactgcccaaaaataggtgtgccaagcttgtagcatcatactcaaaaagacttgaggctgtaattggtgccaaaggtgcttcaacaaagtattgagcaaaggctgtgaatacttatgtaaatgtgtttttatttatttattttttttatttttttttataaatttgcaaagatttcaaacaaacttctttcatgttgtcattatggggtattgtttgtagaattttgaggaaaataatgaatttaatccattttggaataaggctgtaacataacaaaatgtgggagaaaatgaagcgctgtgaatactttctggatgcactgtatgtttacAGTTTATGTTGTATCCATGGTagtgtatttaaagggataggtcacccagaaatgaaaattctctcatcatttactcaccctcatacaaaaacagatgtgtatgactttcttctgcagaacacaaagatttttaaaagaatatttcagctctgttggttatgccaatgcaaatgaatggtgaccacctctaaaggtccaaaagggacaaaaaggcagtataaaagtaatccataagacttcagtggtttaatccatatcttcagaagtgatataataagtgtgggtgagaaatagatcaaaatGTATGTAATCTTTTACTGAAAATATACACTTTATCCTTCActtttccacattctggtgtggaagtgactttaaCATTCAGCCACCTATTGGTTGTGGCTGGTCTAAgtttgagatttatagtaaaaaaaaaaaaaaaaagacttgcatattgatctttctcacccacacctatcatattacttcataaaatatggattaaaccactggattcatatggattacttttatgctttactTTTTGGACCATctgtgttctggtcaccattcacttgcattgtgaggaccaacagaactgagatgttcttctaaaaatcttaatttgtgttctgcagaagaaagtctgggatggcatgatggtaagtaaatgatacgagcattttcatttttgggtgaactatccttttaagttttTATGCTAAAGactttcaataaatgtttttactcCAGCTCTTCAAAAATGCTTTGAcggtctttttttctctctctctgcagtatGTGGACCACATTAAACTGTGCACCAAATTCAGAACACCCTGCAGATTTCATGTTGTAGGATGCGACATGATGGTAGGTAAACTCCCTTTATGGATGTGTCTGAAGTCCCTTTTATACATCCATCTTTGTTAATTTGAGTTCCACATTCATACTAAGCATCAGGGACTCTGATTACCTGTAGGTGGAAAAGGAGAAGATCCACGACCATGAGCAAGCCTGTTCCTACGAGCACTTGAACCTACTATTGCACTTCATCATGGGCATCAAGGTGAACTTGGAGAGTCTGCAGCCTCAGAGTCTGGAGTTGGCCAGCCACAAGATCCATGAACTGCATCAGTCTCTGCGGGAGCTGGAGCTGAAGATGGGCCAGCTGAGTGGAGTGGGGGCTCCCGTGCAGGGGGCTTGCGCACCGTTGCACCCACCACCAGCTCCAAAGCTCAGTACGTCTTTCACCCCCCTTCCTACTGCCGTTGGGGCAGCCTTAGAGCTGCAGCTGCACAGCGAGAAGACCAAAGTGGCAGAGCTCAGCCGTCGCTGTCAGGAGCTGGAGCTGAAGGTAAACACCTTCGAGAACATCGTCTGCGTGCTGAACCGTGAGATGGAGCACTCTGCCACTACGATGGAGGCCTATAACCGCCAGCACCGGCTTGACCAGGACAAGATAGAGATACTAAACAATAAGGTAAAGGGTTTAATGTAAGGCCAGGGAAATTGTTTTCGTCAACTGATGTATAGTTTCTTTCAGGACTAAATCTTACAGTGCATGGATCCTTGTGCAGGTACGGCAGTTGGAGAGGACGGTAGGCCTAAGGGATCTCTCCATCGTGGAGATGGAGGCAAAGATTAGGGAGATGTCTGCTGCCACCTACGATGGGGTCTTTGTCTGGAAGATCTCCGACTTCTCAAAAAAGAGACAAGATGCTGTAGCTGGACGGGCACCAGCTATGTTTTCGCCTGGTACTTTTTGATGTTGTATAGTTCTCTGTACAGTttcatattgtgtttttattagggctgttattcgattaaaatatttaatcacaaatAATCACACATGTATTtttagttaaaggggtcatgacctTTTGACACATTAGagatcattgtactataaaaacatactgtaagtttcagaacacAAAACTTTCTCCtcgctgcaaaaagagcatttgttgaaaccaagctgacaAAACGACTTGTGTACTTCCTCCacactgtgatgtcacactgtggtggacatttgcatctgactgccttcacaacaacacatcaacacctactttaccttatcagtTCTGTAGCCCTGCCCagcagcggtgagcagtgagatggcaatgagagagcaggtcagtcaagagcagagtgcCAATCATAACaatgggcgtttactgtcaagtcttaaaggagaagcagcaccaaaacagagcgtgTTTGACAGAGGGTCAAAATGGGAGTGGAcattgatcatgttttacaaatatatgaagtTACTaagattataagtgaacctcaaggaacatattaaaataataaaggcatgtCATGTCCCCTTTAACGCATTCAGTTCCAAGAAAACTAAGAAATATGCCCATGTGAAACTACTATGTTTGGAAATATGTGTAGATGATGCTCATGAAGTACATTTACGCAACAGCGCTCAACTCGTCTCATGTCACACATTTCTATTTGCTCAAACTGCATCAAAACACACCGGCAAACACAGAAATCAAacccataataaaataaaatagcaactTTTCCCACAGTTTATAGATATAATGCAGCTGACGTGCGCAAAGTTCTCCGCTGGTGTTCTTATTTCTGTGAATGACGGTGTTTTGCTCCGTGCtagtttttatttgattataaaCTATAGTGAGGGATTGCTTCTGTTCACGTATAGCATCTTACTCTGAGGCACCATGTTGtgttttacagcattttataCAAGCAAATATGGCTATAAGATGTGTTTGCGCATCTATCTGAATGGGGATGGGACAGGACGTGGTACTCACTTGTCTCTGTTCTTCGTGGTGATGAGGGGACACAGTGATGCCTTGCTCAAGTGGCCATTCAACCAGAAGGTTTGTCTGATCAAAATATCCATTTGATCGCTATTTTTCTTTCCCGAAAtatgatttcatttatttttgtgttcttttttgtgtgtgtgtgtgtaaatgttccTTACATTGAATCACGAAGCTTGTGTCCTTTTTATTCGATGTGAAATCATGGAAATGCATGACCTTACATGGGTGAGAGTGCCTTTATTGTACCTGGTCCTTTTTAATTTCGGAAATCCTAACAGGCCTCATCATTTCATTGAAATTTGTGttcttggtttttttttttttttttttttttgaggttccTCGTTCTTTTCATGCAACCATGTTTGGTTTAATTTTCGGGGTCTGTCCAGACCTTTTTAAACCTTAATCTCTGGTAACTTAGAAGTTtatctgacacttttgtccataggtCACTCTCATGTTACTGGATCAGAACAACAGAGAGCACATCATTGATGCCTTCCGACCGGATATCTCCTCTTCCTCCTTCCAGAGGCCTGTAAGCGACATGAACATTGCCAGCGGTTGCCCACTCTTCTGCCCTCTTTCCAAACTAGAC carries:
- the LOC127439016 gene encoding TNF receptor-associated factor 2-like: MAAQEPSPPSSLEVNKPGFPKKILANKLEDKHLCNICQKILRRPFQAQCGHRFCSYCFNKAVSSGPQKCSACIKEDIFEEPTSILKQGCAFPDNAAKREVEALEAVCINEECSWTGTIKEYEANHEGKCDFRILPCPSCKELLRANELERHNERECPERILNCKYCKEPFHFKNIKAHDEICPKYPMICEGCAKKKIPREKYVDHIKLCTKFRTPCRFHVVGCDMMVEKEKIHDHEQACSYEHLNLLLHFIMGIKVNLESLQPQSLELASHKIHELHQSLRELELKMGQLSGVGAPVQGACAPLHPPPAPKLSTSFTPLPTAVGAALELQLHSEKTKVAELSRRCQELELKVNTFENIVCVLNREMEHSATTMEAYNRQHRLDQDKIEILNNKVRQLERTVGLRDLSIVEMEAKIREMSAATYDGVFVWKISDFSKKRQDAVAGRAPAMFSPAFYTSKYGYKMCLRIYLNGDGTGRGTHLSLFFVVMRGHSDALLKWPFNQKVTLMLLDQNNREHIIDAFRPDISSSSFQRPVSDMNIASGCPLFCPLSKLDSKNSYIRDDTIFIKAIVDLTGL